The following coding sequences are from one Natrarchaeobaculum sulfurireducens window:
- a CDS encoding MarR family transcriptional regulator — MSTSPAEDPSAAVEEPLTEEEYRDRLRELPPSAKLVAKVLETESPLSQGQLADESLLPDRTVRYALNRLDDVGLVGSRYSFRDARKQVYFLKH; from the coding sequence ATGAGTACGAGCCCAGCCGAGGACCCATCCGCCGCCGTCGAGGAACCCCTCACGGAAGAAGAATACCGCGACCGTCTCCGTGAGCTGCCGCCGAGCGCCAAACTCGTCGCGAAAGTCCTCGAGACCGAATCTCCGCTCTCTCAGGGCCAACTCGCCGACGAATCGCTCCTGCCAGACCGGACTGTCCGCTACGCATTGAACCGCCTCGACGACGTTGGTCTCGTCGGCTCGCGCTACAGTTTCCGCGACGCGCGAAAACAGGTCTACTTCCTCAAACACTGA
- a CDS encoding TRAM domain-containing protein — protein sequence MEISEKLLCLFSTEVSTEEDRYVIEVPRQEVETGDVDPGEVYRVALISRAEAAETDEPSARSKSAPSEPQPPVDVGETRYVEIEDIGKQGDGIARVERGYVIIVPGADVGERVKIEVSEVKSNFAVGEIIEDTF from the coding sequence GTGGAAATATCTGAAAAACTCCTGTGTCTGTTCAGTACAGAGGTTTCAACCGAGGAAGACCGATACGTCATCGAGGTACCACGTCAGGAGGTCGAGACCGGCGACGTCGATCCCGGTGAGGTTTACCGAGTCGCGCTCATCTCTCGAGCGGAAGCGGCCGAGACCGACGAACCGTCGGCTCGCTCCAAGAGCGCACCGTCTGAGCCCCAGCCGCCGGTCGACGTCGGCGAAACACGCTACGTCGAGATCGAGGACATCGGCAAGCAGGGTGACGGCATTGCACGCGTCGAGCGTGGCTACGTCATCATCGTCCCCGGGGCCGACGTCGGCGAACGCGTCAAGATCGAAGTCTCCGAGGTCAAATCGAACTTCGCTGTCGGCGAGATCATCGAAGACACGTTTTAG
- a CDS encoding YkgJ family cysteine cluster protein: protein MQSLEAELEEARTLAVDDIADAIESIGFECTRCGACCTADGDEDHTATVFPDEVRDLQAAEGAATLESTAPLRSERDWRDVARPMPYGLAEGDDGLEGETFEWALQTDGCGDCVFYAEDDDGVGACVAHEDRPLICRTYPFSLAFAGTSQPMGQPVDSVSLPTRGGADDLDEDAGVVRAHECEGLGRDISRTDADALARALKERAIRELEEAIAVRDTYDPVAPGPGEVVVHDSEGAKHVDGTPIDDE, encoded by the coding sequence GTGCAATCACTCGAGGCTGAACTCGAAGAGGCCCGGACGCTCGCAGTCGACGACATCGCCGACGCGATCGAGTCGATCGGCTTCGAGTGTACTCGCTGTGGTGCCTGTTGCACCGCCGACGGCGACGAGGACCACACCGCGACGGTCTTTCCCGACGAGGTCCGCGACTTGCAGGCGGCCGAAGGAGCCGCGACGCTCGAGTCCACCGCGCCACTACGGTCGGAACGCGACTGGCGTGACGTTGCCCGTCCGATGCCCTACGGCCTCGCGGAGGGTGACGACGGCCTCGAGGGCGAGACGTTCGAGTGGGCACTTCAGACCGATGGCTGTGGCGATTGCGTCTTCTACGCCGAGGACGACGACGGCGTCGGCGCGTGCGTCGCCCACGAGGACCGACCGCTGATCTGTCGGACCTATCCATTCAGTCTGGCGTTTGCGGGCACCAGCCAGCCGATGGGCCAGCCCGTCGACAGCGTCTCGCTCCCAACCCGAGGGGGAGCCGACGACCTCGATGAGGATGCGGGCGTCGTCCGCGCCCACGAGTGTGAGGGACTCGGGCGAGACATCTCGCGGACGGACGCCGACGCTCTCGCCCGCGCGCTGAAAGAACGCGCGATCCGCGAACTCGAGGAAGCCATCGCAGTTCGTGACACCTACGACCCCGTCGCCCCCGGCCCCGGCGAGGTCGTCGTCCACGACTCCGAGGGCGCGAAACACGTGGACGGAACGCCGATCGACGACGAGTGA
- a CDS encoding MBL fold metallo-hydrolase, whose protein sequence is MDVSRHPVPVDSRVPTGTTNAYLLGDGPAILVDPPARTDELDAAVEDRTVQHVLVTHAHRDHVGAVDAYATQTGATVWARYGRVERFREATGLTPDRTFVSGTTIPVGDDRVRILDAPGHAPDHVALEAGRDGPVCCGDCAVRDGSVVVGAPEGDMRAYLTTLRRLWAIDPPELCPGHGPPIDDPAATLERLLAHRYRRERRILAAVDDGARTLEEVLTSAYEKDLTGLEDLARATAVAHLEKLAVEERLEWDGVHARSA, encoded by the coding sequence ATGGACGTCAGTCGGCACCCAGTTCCGGTCGACAGTCGCGTCCCGACCGGGACCACGAACGCGTACCTGCTCGGCGACGGTCCGGCGATACTCGTCGATCCGCCCGCACGGACCGACGAACTCGACGCCGCAGTCGAGGATCGGACCGTCCAACACGTTCTCGTCACGCACGCACATCGAGACCACGTCGGTGCCGTCGACGCGTACGCAACCCAAACCGGCGCGACGGTCTGGGCCCGGTACGGCCGGGTCGAACGCTTTCGTGAGGCGACGGGTCTGACGCCCGATCGAACGTTCGTATCAGGGACGACGATCCCCGTCGGCGACGACCGCGTTCGGATTCTGGACGCCCCCGGACACGCGCCCGATCACGTTGCACTCGAGGCCGGTCGCGACGGACCGGTCTGCTGTGGCGACTGTGCCGTCCGGGACGGAAGCGTCGTCGTCGGTGCCCCCGAGGGGGATATGCGTGCGTATCTGACGACGCTTCGCCGACTCTGGGCGATCGATCCGCCCGAACTGTGTCCCGGTCACGGACCGCCGATCGACGATCCAGCAGCGACGCTCGAGCGGCTCCTGGCCCACCGATACCGTCGAGAACGCCGGATACTCGCGGCGGTCGACGACGGTGCACGGACGCTCGAGGAGGTCCTCACGAGCGCCTACGAGAAAGACCTGACCGGGCTCGAGGATCTCGCGCGGGCGACGGCCGTCGCCCATCTCGAGAAACTCGCCGTCGAAGAACGACTCGAGTGGGACGGCGTTCACGCACGGTCTGCCTGA
- a CDS encoding Hsp20/alpha crystallin family protein, translated as MSLKDLKQSVGNALYRQLGRANGHIQNTRSLPVDVLEDDSSYLVVFDAPGTEPDDVQVRYLEGRVKIRLDRFRQFRDRFEMRFPGRGMTLDGEAELPADAAVDPDAGTARLSETGTLRIEIPKETAIDDGEVDLEHAGEKNGPSDDGNDRESPDTEATSGSNPGEVAVDD; from the coding sequence GTGAGTCTCAAAGACCTCAAACAGTCGGTCGGAAACGCACTCTATCGTCAGCTCGGCCGGGCGAACGGCCACATCCAGAACACCCGGTCGCTGCCCGTCGACGTACTCGAAGACGACAGCTCCTATCTCGTCGTCTTCGACGCACCCGGTACGGAACCCGACGACGTCCAGGTCAGATACCTCGAGGGCCGCGTCAAGATCAGACTCGACCGATTCCGTCAGTTCCGGGATCGCTTCGAGATGCGATTTCCCGGTCGAGGGATGACCCTCGACGGCGAGGCCGAACTGCCGGCGGACGCAGCCGTCGATCCCGATGCAGGAACTGCCCGACTCTCGGAGACGGGAACGTTGCGCATCGAGATCCCGAAAGAAACCGCGATCGACGACGGCGAGGTCGACCTCGAGCACGCCGGCGAGAAGAACGGACCGAGTGACGACGGTAACGATCGCGAATCACCAGACACCGAAGCGACGTCGGGTTCGAACCCCGGCGAAGTCGCCGTCGACGACTGA
- a CDS encoding radical SAM protein: MTDPETLSVTIVDGYVDEPAHFGVPPYVSTYPRYTAGALVDAGVPRERITYHTIDGLRDEPDRWRDVDEADLLVYLGGMTVPGKYVGGTPAEPDEVRELAWTASGTSLMGGPVKFGVGDANEGATETERQDLDFDFVAKGDAEAAVFDLVESGLEGFNNRMRDVEEVTRWAREGAFVVEQHPNHPDYLIAELETSRGCAYRCSFCTEPLYGNPSFRPPETVVAEVDALSDYGVKHFRLGRQADILAYGGDGEAPNPDALRELYSGIRAVAPDLETLHLDNVNPITVVEWPEQSREGLRIIAEHNTPGDTAAFGLESADPVVQEQNDLNVTADECFEAVRIVNEAAGWRPGDEPRTGPSFGDDAPRRLPKLLPGINLLHGLKGEREETYERNLEFLRRVYDEGYMLRRVNIRQVMAFAGTKMNETGAEIAREHKKLFKQYKRQVREEIDNPMLERVSPPGTVLPDVHLEYHQDGTTFGRQLGTYPLLVGIPGERELGRTIDVAVVDHGFRSVTGVPYPLDLNAASMDELTAIPGVGDRTAGDIVVNRPHESLSAANLETEIDLSRFVTTERTGRAD; encoded by the coding sequence ATGACTGACCCCGAGACCCTGTCGGTGACGATCGTCGACGGCTACGTCGACGAGCCAGCACACTTCGGGGTGCCACCGTACGTCTCGACGTATCCGCGGTACACGGCGGGAGCGCTCGTCGACGCGGGCGTTCCGCGCGAGCGAATCACCTATCACACGATCGACGGTCTGCGCGACGAACCCGACCGCTGGCGCGACGTCGACGAGGCCGACCTGCTGGTCTATCTCGGCGGAATGACCGTCCCCGGCAAGTACGTCGGCGGGACGCCCGCAGAACCCGACGAGGTCAGGGAACTGGCCTGGACCGCAAGCGGGACCTCCCTGATGGGCGGGCCCGTGAAGTTCGGCGTCGGCGACGCCAACGAGGGGGCCACCGAAACCGAACGCCAGGACCTCGATTTCGATTTCGTCGCGAAAGGCGACGCCGAGGCCGCCGTCTTCGACCTCGTCGAGAGCGGCCTCGAGGGATTCAACAACCGCATGCGCGACGTCGAGGAGGTCACTCGGTGGGCGCGCGAGGGGGCGTTCGTCGTCGAGCAACACCCCAATCACCCCGACTACCTGATCGCCGAACTCGAGACTTCACGGGGCTGTGCCTACCGCTGTTCGTTCTGTACCGAACCGCTGTACGGCAACCCCTCGTTTCGACCGCCCGAGACCGTCGTCGCCGAAGTCGACGCCCTCTCGGACTACGGCGTCAAACACTTTCGACTCGGCAGACAGGCCGACATCCTGGCTTACGGCGGCGACGGCGAAGCACCGAACCCAGACGCACTCCGGGAGCTGTACAGTGGGATTCGAGCTGTCGCCCCCGACCTCGAGACGCTCCACCTCGACAACGTCAACCCGATCACCGTCGTCGAGTGGCCCGAGCAGAGTCGCGAGGGACTCCGGATCATCGCCGAGCACAACACGCCCGGCGATACGGCCGCCTTCGGCCTCGAGTCGGCAGATCCCGTCGTCCAGGAGCAAAACGACCTGAACGTCACCGCCGACGAGTGTTTCGAAGCCGTACGGATCGTCAACGAGGCAGCCGGCTGGCGACCCGGAGATGAGCCGCGAACGGGCCCCTCGTTCGGTGACGACGCGCCACGTCGATTACCCAAACTCTTGCCCGGAATCAACCTCCTCCACGGCCTCAAAGGCGAACGCGAGGAGACCTACGAGCGCAACCTCGAGTTCCTCCGACGCGTCTACGACGAGGGCTACATGCTCCGTCGGGTGAACATTCGCCAGGTGATGGCCTTCGCCGGAACGAAGATGAACGAGACGGGCGCTGAAATCGCACGAGAGCACAAGAAACTGTTCAAACAGTACAAACGCCAGGTTCGCGAGGAGATCGACAACCCGATGCTCGAGCGGGTTTCGCCGCCGGGAACCGTTTTGCCGGACGTCCACCTCGAGTATCACCAGGACGGGACGACCTTCGGCCGCCAGCTCGGAACGTACCCGCTGCTCGTGGGTATCCCTGGCGAGCGCGAACTCGGGCGGACGATCGACGTCGCCGTCGTCGACCACGGCTTCCGGTCGGTCACCGGCGTCCCGTATCCGCTCGATCTCAACGCGGCGTCGATGGACGAACTCACGGCGATCCCCGGTGTCGGCGACCGTACTGCAGGCGACATCGTCGTCAATCGGCCACACGAGTCGCTGTCGGCGGCCAACCTCGAGACCGAGATCGACCTCTCGAGATTCGTGACGACAGAGCGAACCGGCCGCGCCGACTGA
- a CDS encoding Lrp/AsnC family transcriptional regulator, whose translation MGRGNDGGYRLDEIDRRIVYALMADARNTSAPAIAEEVSVSGATIRNRIAQLEEHGIIEGYHATVDFEGADGSLMNLFLCHAPFGDVESAARRIGTIPGVVNVRELMGGRMNLHVLAVGTNTSDLRRIGRELENVDVEIEDEVLLQNEHHYPYTPYGPADQRRLEPLADYISLTGGAEVIEVTVHEAAPIAGRTLEDAAESGVLNGNTLVIAIERDDAMLTPHGDTEIRPHDVVTVFSPDGAGESALEGFQDPEGRPRPSSTT comes from the coding sequence ATGGGACGCGGGAACGATGGCGGCTACCGCCTCGACGAGATCGACCGGCGGATCGTCTACGCCCTGATGGCTGATGCCCGAAATACCTCCGCGCCGGCAATCGCCGAAGAGGTGAGCGTCTCGGGCGCGACGATCCGTAACCGGATCGCCCAGCTCGAAGAGCACGGGATCATCGAGGGCTATCACGCCACCGTCGACTTCGAAGGCGCCGACGGCTCGCTTATGAACCTCTTTCTGTGTCACGCTCCGTTCGGCGACGTCGAGAGTGCCGCCCGTCGAATCGGAACGATCCCCGGCGTGGTCAACGTCCGCGAACTGATGGGCGGGCGGATGAACCTCCACGTCCTCGCAGTCGGCACCAACACGAGCGATCTCCGACGCATCGGCCGCGAACTCGAGAACGTCGACGTCGAAATCGAAGACGAGGTGCTCCTGCAAAACGAGCATCACTACCCGTACACACCGTACGGTCCCGCAGATCAACGCCGCCTCGAGCCCCTGGCCGACTATATCAGCCTCACCGGCGGCGCAGAGGTCATCGAGGTGACCGTCCACGAAGCCGCCCCGATCGCCGGCCGGACGCTCGAGGACGCCGCCGAGAGCGGAGTCCTCAACGGGAACACCCTCGTAATCGCGATCGAACGGGACGACGCGATGCTCACACCACACGGCGATACCGAGATACGCCCACACGACGTCGTCACCGTGTTCTCCCCGGACGGGGCTGGCGAATCGGCACTGGAGGGATTCCAGGATCCCGAGGGACGGCCCCGACCGTCGTCCACTACCTAA
- a CDS encoding bacteriorhodopsin: protein MFDISTIYLVSGATLGVATLVFATLTRRIPDTTRRYGVVTVVAVASMALAYMAMAGDLLLVETTGQDQSVARFIGYTVAWGGIVLLTGVVSGCGRANTIALFVAICITLWGSFAGWLVSGILELALTAVTIGGLAAVTYLLLGPIQRAASNESGDRMLLYGKLKHLLLLAWLVLMILSVTSEQNLALLDTFVGQLVASYVDVILFLGFGGFVFNNIGAFEDATDDAPSTTTENARPDGLETPQ, encoded by the coding sequence GTGTTCGACATCAGCACGATCTACCTCGTTTCGGGTGCGACACTCGGGGTCGCAACCCTCGTGTTCGCCACACTCACGCGCCGGATACCCGACACGACGCGTCGGTACGGCGTCGTGACGGTCGTCGCGGTGGCGAGTATGGCGCTCGCGTACATGGCAATGGCCGGGGACCTGTTGCTCGTCGAGACGACCGGCCAGGATCAATCTGTGGCCAGATTCATCGGCTACACCGTCGCCTGGGGAGGGATTGTCCTTCTCACCGGTGTGGTTTCCGGTTGTGGGAGGGCAAATACCATCGCTCTGTTCGTCGCCATCTGCATCACGCTGTGGGGATCGTTCGCCGGGTGGCTCGTCTCGGGTATCCTCGAGCTCGCACTCACGGCCGTGACCATCGGCGGACTCGCGGCGGTTACGTACTTGTTGCTCGGGCCGATCCAGCGAGCGGCCTCGAACGAGAGCGGAGACCGGATGCTACTGTACGGAAAGCTCAAACACCTGCTGTTGCTCGCGTGGCTCGTCCTCATGATCTTGAGCGTCACCTCCGAGCAGAACCTCGCACTGCTGGATACGTTCGTCGGACAACTCGTCGCGTCGTACGTCGACGTGATCCTCTTTCTCGGCTTCGGCGGGTTCGTCTTCAACAACATCGGTGCGTTCGAGGACGCGACGGACGACGCCCCGTCGACGACGACCGAAAACGCCAGACCCGACGGCCTCGAGACCCCGCAGTGA
- a CDS encoding DUF7559 family protein, with amino-acid sequence MPPTEEVVCTDEDCFLDLFETHYTYDVPDGFDVTALSCPVCGGTDCLEPVDL; translated from the coding sequence ATGCCACCGACGGAAGAGGTCGTCTGTACCGACGAGGACTGCTTTCTGGACCTGTTCGAGACCCACTACACGTACGACGTCCCCGACGGCTTCGACGTCACCGCACTCTCGTGTCCAGTCTGTGGAGGGACTGACTGTCTCGAGCCGGTCGACCTGTAG
- a CDS encoding class I SAM-dependent methyltransferase, with amino-acid sequence MKGQEWYQADDVAEEYDDKRFSKGGKLIDRREKSAVLEAIMPVEDRRILEIACGTGRFTVMLAEQGADVVGLDISAAMLQQGRTKAQQAHLDGTLEFLRGDAGRLPFPDDHFDTVIAMRFFHLADDPEAFLREMRRVSSEQIVFDTFNRFSARSVYNWALPMGSRLYSKSEVSELLAKTNLTLVDAKDDFLVPYGLYRSIPNGLATPIRTLDTAIGGRPVTDHFASVSYWNTRLR; translated from the coding sequence GTGAAAGGACAGGAATGGTACCAGGCTGACGACGTCGCCGAGGAGTACGACGACAAACGGTTCTCCAAGGGCGGCAAGCTCATCGATCGCCGAGAGAAGTCGGCGGTCCTCGAGGCGATCATGCCGGTCGAGGACCGGCGAATACTCGAGATCGCCTGTGGGACGGGGCGCTTCACGGTGATGCTCGCCGAACAGGGCGCCGACGTCGTCGGACTGGACATTTCGGCTGCGATGTTACAGCAGGGACGAACGAAGGCACAGCAGGCGCACCTCGACGGAACGCTCGAGTTCTTACGCGGTGATGCGGGACGGCTCCCGTTCCCGGACGATCACTTCGATACCGTCATCGCCATGCGATTTTTCCACCTGGCGGACGACCCAGAGGCGTTCTTGCGGGAGATGCGCCGCGTCTCGAGCGAACAGATCGTCTTCGATACGTTCAATCGCTTTAGCGCCCGCAGCGTCTACAACTGGGCACTGCCGATGGGATCGCGCCTCTACTCGAAAAGCGAGGTCAGCGAACTGCTCGCGAAGACGAACCTGACGCTGGTCGACGCCAAGGACGACTTTCTCGTTCCGTATGGGCTGTATCGATCGATTCCGAACGGGCTCGCAACCCCGATTCGAACGCTCGATACGGCGATCGGTGGCCGCCCTGTCACCGATCACTTCGCGTCTGTCTCTTACTGGAACACGCGGCTGCGCTGA
- a CDS encoding heptaprenylglyceryl phosphate synthase: MQIDWDEVTHVTKVDPAKPLPTDLEVLSGTDLVLVGGSDDVTEANTLETINLLQAAHPDKLVFQEPYSAAHVSSATVERADAVAVPAVYNGDRDHFVGKHVDLFTEIGEQPAELLGATLPLVGRFVESKGRDVVAELAANLVGEGYVVQHLESAAADRAGVDTTYTPEQVAGAALATETFYGFPIFYVEYSGTYGGPEDVDAAARYLEETKLFYGGGIDSAEKATEILEAGADAIVVGDCFHDDPETFQATIPN; this comes from the coding sequence ATGCAGATCGACTGGGACGAAGTGACACACGTGACGAAAGTCGACCCGGCGAAGCCGTTACCGACCGATCTCGAGGTGCTTTCCGGAACCGACCTCGTGCTCGTCGGCGGCTCCGACGACGTCACCGAAGCGAACACGCTCGAGACGATCAACCTCCTCCAGGCGGCACACCCCGACAAACTGGTGTTTCAAGAACCCTACAGTGCCGCCCACGTCTCGAGCGCGACCGTCGAACGCGCCGACGCCGTCGCCGTGCCGGCCGTCTACAACGGCGACCGCGACCACTTCGTCGGCAAGCACGTCGATCTGTTCACCGAAATCGGCGAACAGCCAGCGGAGTTGCTGGGCGCGACCCTCCCGCTCGTCGGCCGGTTCGTCGAGTCGAAAGGCCGAGACGTGGTCGCAGAACTCGCCGCGAACCTGGTCGGTGAGGGCTACGTCGTCCAGCACCTCGAGTCGGCGGCCGCCGACCGTGCAGGCGTCGACACGACCTACACGCCCGAGCAGGTCGCCGGCGCCGCGCTCGCGACCGAGACGTTCTACGGCTTCCCGATCTTCTACGTCGAGTACTCAGGCACCTACGGCGGCCCCGAAGACGTCGACGCAGCCGCCCGCTACCTCGAGGAGACGAAGCTGTTCTACGGCGGCGGCATCGACAGCGCCGAGAAGGCGACCGAGATTCTCGAGGCTGGTGCGGATGCCATCGTCGTCGGCGACTGCTTTCACGACGACCCGGAGACGTTTCAGGCGACGATTCCGAACTGA
- a CDS encoding DUF368 domain-containing protein, giving the protein MRHTIRKQVRKQRETLRIYGYGLCMGTADALPGVSGGTVALLLGFYGRLIAAITALTPRRALEVLGAYDPQRRPQARKALLEMDLQFLLPLGVGMVTAVALIAGAVSSLAESHPIALFGFFTGLIAASAIVLFRSLRLASRTNALAASAGTALALLVASNVVQLPGSGATLIFLSGVFAISAMILPGISGALILILLGQYVFLSAELTAFLGAIRATLSGNASLTAAVDPGTTVVVFVLGGFVGLVTIARIVRRALERAREPTLLFLVGLIAGSIPAPLHNVAEAHALTVDVLAQTGAWAVLGALALFALDALAGGFDPE; this is encoded by the coding sequence GCTTCGAATCTACGGCTACGGGCTCTGTATGGGGACGGCAGACGCCCTCCCCGGCGTTTCCGGTGGCACCGTTGCCCTCCTGCTCGGCTTTTACGGTCGATTGATCGCGGCCATCACCGCGCTGACGCCCAGACGGGCCCTCGAGGTGCTGGGCGCGTACGATCCACAACGACGGCCACAGGCCCGAAAGGCGTTGCTCGAGATGGATCTGCAGTTCCTGTTGCCGCTCGGGGTCGGGATGGTAACCGCAGTCGCCCTGATCGCCGGCGCTGTCTCGTCGCTGGCCGAATCTCACCCGATCGCCCTCTTCGGCTTTTTCACCGGGCTGATCGCCGCCTCCGCAATCGTGCTCTTCCGGAGTCTCCGGCTCGCCTCGCGCACCAACGCCCTCGCAGCGAGTGCCGGCACCGCGCTTGCACTGTTAGTCGCGAGCAACGTCGTCCAGCTCCCTGGCAGCGGCGCGACCCTGATCTTTCTCTCTGGCGTGTTCGCGATCAGTGCGATGATCCTTCCGGGGATCTCGGGAGCACTCATTCTGATCCTGCTCGGGCAGTACGTCTTTCTCTCGGCGGAGCTCACTGCCTTCCTCGGGGCGATTCGGGCCACCCTCTCGGGGAACGCCTCGCTCACAGCCGCGGTCGATCCGGGAACGACGGTCGTCGTCTTCGTCCTCGGCGGGTTCGTCGGGCTGGTCACGATCGCCAGAATCGTCCGCCGGGCGCTCGAGCGCGCCCGCGAACCGACGTTGCTCTTTCTCGTCGGCCTTATCGCCGGCTCGATACCCGCGCCGTTGCACAACGTCGCGGAGGCACATGCGCTGACCGTCGACGTCCTCGCACAGACTGGCGCGTGGGCTGTCCTCGGGGCGCTCGCCCTGTTCGCCCTCGACGCCCTCGCCGGTGGCTTCGACCCCGAGTGA
- a CDS encoding glycosyltransferase family 2 protein, whose amino-acid sequence MELSVVVSTLNDREQLLSCLDALADRTPDSTEVIVVNGPSSDGTTGVVRERDDVDVLVEISDRNQNVSRNAGLEVATGDVVAFLDGEYVVERSWYGAVEGSIGAETSVITGPITGERSVVPDPGTPQTVAGRRVTLFAGDNVAFDRTVLDALDGFDEYLTVDGARDCAHRVAGLGFDVHWDGEMAVRSEVGTDGGQTDVDWGRRYRALSYRLAKNYGAHPTVLGRTVGSGIRDGFSGTRRILSGDVTPTMWATDGLEVVSNAAGGFRDGIRARYRDRSARRNPNGVSARHDRAVRKYDRR is encoded by the coding sequence ATGGAGCTCTCGGTAGTGGTGTCGACGCTCAACGACCGGGAGCAGTTACTGTCCTGTCTGGACGCGCTCGCGGATCGAACGCCGGACTCGACGGAGGTGATCGTCGTCAACGGTCCGTCGTCGGACGGCACAACGGGCGTCGTTCGCGAACGGGACGACGTCGACGTGCTGGTCGAAATCTCCGATCGGAACCAGAACGTCTCGCGAAACGCCGGCCTCGAGGTCGCAACCGGCGACGTCGTCGCCTTTCTCGATGGCGAGTACGTCGTCGAACGAAGCTGGTACGGGGCCGTCGAGGGATCGATCGGAGCGGAGACGTCGGTCATCACCGGTCCTATCACCGGCGAACGATCGGTCGTGCCGGACCCAGGGACGCCCCAGACCGTTGCTGGCCGGCGTGTGACGCTCTTTGCCGGCGACAACGTCGCATTCGACCGGACGGTTCTCGACGCCCTAGACGGGTTCGACGAGTACCTGACCGTCGACGGCGCGCGCGACTGTGCCCATCGCGTCGCTGGGCTCGGGTTCGACGTCCACTGGGACGGGGAGATGGCCGTCCGAAGCGAGGTCGGAACCGACGGCGGCCAGACGGACGTCGACTGGGGCCGGCGCTATCGGGCACTGTCCTATCGGCTCGCGAAGAACTACGGCGCACATCCCACCGTCCTCGGTCGAACCGTTGGCAGCGGAATACGCGACGGTTTTTCGGGCACTCGCCGCATTCTCTCGGGCGACGTGACGCCGACGATGTGGGCCACCGACGGTCTCGAGGTCGTCTCGAACGCCGCCGGGGGCTTTCGGGATGGGATCCGCGCACGATACCGGGATCGGTCGGCGCGACGGAATCCAAACGGCGTCTCCGCCAGACACGACCGGGCGGTTCGGAAGTACGATCGGCGCTGA